Proteins encoded within one genomic window of Bacillus thuringiensis:
- the sodC gene encoding superoxide dismutase [Cu-Zn], translating to MKKRLFFSCCLLFLMAGCDQGKPKEIDVKLHNASGDEVGTAKVVQQTSGVKITIKGEGFAPGPHGLHVHEIGECKAPRFESAGNHFNPDDKKHGLLNPKGAENGDLPNVIADGSGKIKAEIDAPHITLKEGKTTIHRKDGASIIITENADDGMTQPTGKSGDRIACGVIVKKASDMKRK from the coding sequence ATGAAAAAACGGCTTTTTTTCAGTTGTTGTTTATTATTTCTGATGGCAGGTTGTGACCAAGGAAAGCCGAAAGAAATTGACGTGAAATTACATAATGCTTCGGGTGATGAAGTGGGGACTGCGAAAGTAGTTCAGCAAACTAGCGGAGTGAAAATTACGATTAAAGGGGAAGGTTTCGCACCAGGCCCGCACGGACTACATGTACACGAAATTGGAGAGTGTAAAGCACCTCGTTTTGAATCAGCTGGAAATCATTTTAATCCAGATGATAAAAAGCATGGACTACTCAATCCGAAGGGTGCAGAAAATGGAGATTTACCGAACGTAATTGCAGATGGTTCTGGAAAGATTAAAGCAGAAATCGATGCGCCGCATATAACACTTAAAGAAGGAAAAACGACAATTCATAGAAAAGATGGAGCGTCTATTATTATTACAGAAAACGCTGATGATGGTATGACACAACCGACAGGGAAATCCGGTGATCGAATTGCTTGTGGTGTCATTGTAAAAAAAGCATCGGATATGAAGAGAAAGTAA
- a CDS encoding glycine--tRNA ligase, translating into MYSMEQVVNLAKHRGFVFPGSEIYGGLANTWDYGPLGIELKNNVKKAWWKKFIQESPYNVGLDAAILMNPKTWIASGHVGNFNDPMIDCKKCKARHRADKLIEDALDAKGIEMVVDGLTFDQMADLMKEHEVKCPDCGSEEFTEIRQFNLMFKTFQGVTESSTNEIFLRPETAQGIFVNFKNVQRSMRKKLPFGIGQIGKSFRNEITPGNFTFRTREFEQMELEFFCKPGEDLEWFAFWRETCKNWLLSLGMTEESMRLRDHGEEELSHYSNATTDIEFRFPFGWGELWGVASRTDFDLKRHMEHSNEDFNYIDPQTNERYVPYCIEPSLGADRVTLAFLCDAYEEEQLENDSRTVLRFHPALAPYKAAILPLSKKLSEGATEVFAELAKDFMVDFDETGSIGKRYRRQDEIGTPFCITYDFDSVEDKAVTVRDRDTMEQVRMPISELKGFLEKKIQF; encoded by the coding sequence ATGTATTCAATGGAACAAGTAGTAAACTTAGCGAAACATCGCGGTTTTGTTTTCCCAGGTTCTGAAATTTACGGTGGTCTTGCAAACACTTGGGATTACGGTCCACTTGGAATCGAATTAAAAAATAACGTTAAAAAAGCTTGGTGGAAAAAATTCATTCAAGAATCTCCATACAACGTTGGTTTAGACGCAGCTATTTTAATGAACCCTAAAACTTGGATCGCTTCTGGTCACGTTGGTAACTTCAACGATCCAATGATCGACTGTAAAAAATGTAAAGCTCGTCACCGTGCTGACAAATTAATTGAAGATGCTTTAGATGCAAAAGGCATCGAAATGGTTGTTGATGGTCTTACTTTCGACCAAATGGCTGACTTAATGAAAGAACATGAAGTAAAATGTCCTGATTGCGGTAGTGAAGAATTCACTGAAATCCGTCAGTTCAACTTAATGTTCAAAACATTCCAAGGTGTTACAGAGTCTAGCACAAACGAAATCTTCCTTCGTCCTGAAACAGCACAAGGTATTTTCGTAAACTTCAAAAACGTACAACGCTCTATGCGTAAAAAGCTTCCATTTGGTATTGGCCAAATCGGTAAGAGCTTCCGTAACGAAATCACGCCTGGTAACTTCACATTCCGTACACGTGAATTCGAACAAATGGAACTTGAATTCTTCTGTAAGCCTGGTGAAGATTTAGAGTGGTTCGCATTCTGGCGTGAAACTTGTAAGAACTGGTTACTTTCACTTGGTATGACTGAAGAAAGCATGCGTCTTCGTGACCACGGTGAAGAAGAGTTATCTCACTACAGTAACGCAACAACTGATATTGAATTCAGATTCCCATTCGGTTGGGGCGAACTATGGGGCGTAGCATCTCGTACAGACTTCGACTTAAAACGTCACATGGAACACTCTAACGAAGACTTTAACTATATCGATCCACAAACGAATGAGCGTTACGTACCGTACTGCATCGAGCCATCTTTAGGTGCTGACCGCGTAACATTAGCATTCTTATGTGATGCATATGAAGAAGAACAATTAGAAAACGATTCTCGTACAGTTCTTCGTTTCCACCCTGCTTTAGCACCATACAAAGCAGCTATCTTACCATTATCTAAAAAGCTATCTGAAGGTGCTACTGAAGTATTCGCAGAACTAGCTAAAGACTTTATGGTAGACTTTGACGAAACTGGTTCTATCGGTAAACGTTACCGTCGTCAAGACGAAATCGGTACACCATTCTGTATCACTTACGACTTCGACTCAGTTGAAGACAAAGCTGTTACAGTACGTGACCGTGACACAATGGAACAAGTTCGTATGCCAATTAGCGAACTAAAAGGTTTCTTAGAGAAGAAAATCCAGTTCTAA
- a CDS encoding DNA alkylation repair protein: MHPFVKALQEHFIAHKNPEKAEPMARYMKNHFPFLGIQTPERRQLLKDVIQIHTLPDQKDFQIIVRELWDLPEREFQAAALDIMQKYKKHINETHIPFLEELIVTKSWWDTVDSIVPTFLGNIFLQHPELISAYIPKWIASNNIWLQRAAILFQLKYKQKMDEELLFWIIGQLHSSKEFFIQKAIGWVLREYAKTNPDVVWEYVQNNELAPLSKREAIKHIKQNYGIDNEKIGETLS, translated from the coding sequence ATGCATCCATTTGTAAAAGCATTACAAGAGCATTTCATAGCTCATAAAAACCCAGAAAAAGCAGAACCGATGGCACGTTATATGAAAAATCACTTCCCATTTCTCGGTATTCAAACTCCCGAGAGAAGACAATTATTGAAAGATGTCATTCAAATACATACTCTCCCAGATCAAAAAGACTTCCAAATTATCGTACGTGAGCTTTGGGATTTACCAGAACGAGAATTTCAAGCAGCCGCACTCGATATTATGCAAAAATATAAAAAGCATATAAACGAAACGCATATCCCCTTCTTAGAAGAACTAATTGTAACAAAATCTTGGTGGGACACTGTCGATAGCATCGTTCCTACATTTTTAGGGAATATCTTTTTACAACATCCAGAATTAATTTCTGCCTATATTCCAAAATGGATTGCATCAAATAACATATGGTTACAACGCGCAGCAATTTTATTCCAGCTGAAATATAAACAAAAGATGGATGAAGAACTTCTTTTCTGGATTATTGGACAGCTACATTCTTCAAAAGAATTTTTCATTCAAAAAGCGATTGGATGGGTCCTTCGTGAATACGCAAAAACAAATCCAGATGTCGTTTGGGAATACGTGCAAAATAACGAGCTTGCCCCGCTCAGTAAACGTGAAGCAATTAAGCACATTAAACAAAATTATGGAATAGATAATGAAAAAATAGGCGAGACTCTATCATAG
- a CDS encoding Lrp/AsnC family transcriptional regulator, which produces MVTEKELELLACLEKSSRLSVDTLAKLLNIEVEEVKKMVEKLEAEKIIVDYVTHIDWTKVKEHTGLTAMIDVKVTPKHGVGFDAVAEQIYRYSEVKSVYLMSGTYDLSITLEGKTMGEVAMFVSEKLATIESVVSTTTHFILKKYKHEGIIYDKNDDDKRIVVTP; this is translated from the coding sequence ATGGTGACAGAAAAAGAATTAGAATTATTAGCTTGTCTTGAAAAAAGTAGTCGATTATCTGTAGATACATTAGCGAAGCTGTTAAATATAGAAGTAGAAGAAGTAAAGAAAATGGTTGAGAAATTAGAGGCGGAAAAGATTATTGTGGATTATGTAACACATATCGATTGGACGAAGGTGAAAGAACATACAGGTTTAACGGCAATGATCGATGTGAAAGTTACGCCAAAGCACGGCGTTGGATTCGATGCGGTTGCTGAACAAATTTATCGCTATTCAGAAGTGAAATCTGTGTATTTAATGTCTGGGACATATGATCTGTCTATTACATTAGAAGGAAAGACAATGGGAGAAGTAGCGATGTTTGTTTCAGAAAAATTAGCAACAATTGAATCTGTCGTTTCTACGACAACACATTTCATTTTGAAGAAGTATAAACATGAGGGAATTATTTATGACAAAAACGATGATGATAAGCGAATTGTGGTGACGCCATGA
- a CDS encoding biotin transporter BioY, which yields MRRFHVLDLALAAMFVALMAIGANIVSWAPFLQVAGIPLSMQPFFAILAGLLLGSRLGALSMTVYMLVGLAGAPIFANFKAGFGALLDPTGGFIIAFIIVAYVSGKLVEQKEKPTFSTFAIASFTGIILTYIIGTTYMYGAVNFFMGGNMSYKAAWMIMMWFAVKDIVFTIIGVIIAPRIYYAIRRSAYQHSHSTIS from the coding sequence ATGAGAAGATTTCATGTTTTAGATTTAGCATTAGCTGCCATGTTCGTCGCTCTTATGGCTATTGGTGCAAATATTGTATCTTGGGCACCATTCCTGCAAGTAGCAGGTATCCCCTTATCTATGCAACCATTTTTCGCAATTTTGGCAGGGCTTCTTCTTGGAAGTAGACTTGGCGCATTATCCATGACGGTTTACATGCTTGTTGGATTAGCAGGTGCGCCAATCTTCGCTAACTTCAAAGCTGGATTTGGAGCACTTTTAGATCCTACTGGTGGTTTTATTATCGCATTTATTATCGTTGCTTACGTATCAGGAAAACTAGTAGAACAAAAGGAAAAACCAACATTTAGCACATTTGCAATTGCTTCGTTCACAGGAATCATTTTAACGTATATTATCGGTACTACTTATATGTACGGGGCAGTCAATTTCTTCATGGGTGGTAATATGAGCTATAAAGCGGCTTGGATGATTATGATGTGGTTCGCAGTAAAAGATATTGTGTTTACAATTATCGGTGTTATTATCGCACCTCGCATATACTATGCTATACGTCGTTCCGCTTATCAGCATTCTCATTCGACGATTTCATAA
- a CDS encoding ArsB/NhaD family transporter: MHETTQELANWQYYFAIAVFLITYAIIISEKINRAVIALLGAALMVIMGVVDLHNAFTKHIEWGTITLLIGMMILVNITSKSGVFQYVAIKAAKGAQGNPIKILISLSLLTALGSAFLDNVTTVLLVVPVTLSITRILQVNPVPYLLSEIIFSNIGGTATLIGDPPNIMIGSANKHLDFNAFLLNLAPIVIIIIAVTAVMLYFMYRKQLIADPVQVKKLMSLDEKQYIKDPVLMKKSLTVLGLTIVGFMTHSIFHVDAAIIALTGATVLMLIGVKEHEIEEVFASVEWVTIFFFAGLFVLVGGLIDIGLIKMLAQKVIGITGGDISYASILILWVSGIASATIDNIPFVATMIPLINDMAVGLGLSPSDAQIDVLWWALALGACLGGNGTLIGASANVIVAGIASREGHKFSYMDFLKVGFPIMIVSLIISHIYIYVRYLM, translated from the coding sequence TTGCACGAAACAACGCAAGAGCTCGCAAACTGGCAGTATTATTTTGCTATCGCAGTCTTTTTAATTACATATGCCATTATTATTTCTGAAAAAATTAATCGCGCTGTCATCGCACTTCTTGGTGCAGCACTTATGGTAATTATGGGGGTCGTTGATTTACACAACGCCTTCACGAAACATATTGAATGGGGGACGATTACACTACTCATCGGTATGATGATTCTGGTGAATATTACGAGTAAATCGGGCGTCTTCCAATACGTTGCCATTAAAGCAGCAAAAGGAGCACAAGGAAATCCAATTAAAATTTTAATTTCACTTTCCTTACTTACTGCGCTCGGTTCCGCATTTTTAGATAACGTTACAACTGTACTTCTTGTTGTTCCAGTTACTTTATCTATTACGCGCATACTGCAAGTAAATCCTGTTCCTTATTTACTTTCTGAAATTATTTTTTCAAACATTGGAGGAACAGCAACATTAATTGGTGACCCACCAAATATTATGATTGGTTCTGCAAACAAACATTTAGACTTCAATGCATTCTTGTTAAACTTAGCACCAATCGTAATTATTATTATTGCAGTTACAGCAGTAATGCTTTACTTCATGTACCGTAAACAATTAATTGCTGACCCTGTACAAGTTAAAAAATTAATGAGCCTAGATGAAAAGCAATACATTAAAGATCCAGTATTAATGAAAAAATCATTAACAGTACTTGGACTTACAATCGTAGGTTTCATGACTCATTCGATTTTCCATGTTGATGCAGCTATCATTGCCTTAACTGGTGCTACTGTACTTATGTTAATTGGTGTGAAAGAGCATGAAATTGAAGAAGTATTCGCAAGTGTAGAGTGGGTAACAATCTTCTTCTTCGCAGGACTATTCGTACTCGTTGGAGGACTTATCGATATCGGTCTTATTAAAATGCTAGCTCAAAAAGTAATTGGAATAACTGGCGGAGATATTTCTTACGCATCTATCCTTATTTTATGGGTATCTGGTATCGCCTCTGCAACAATCGATAACATTCCATTCGTTGCAACAATGATTCCACTTATTAACGATATGGCAGTTGGGCTAGGTTTATCACCTTCTGACGCACAAATCGACGTATTATGGTGGGCATTAGCATTAGGTGCTTGTCTAGGCGGAAACGGAACATTAATCGGAGCTTCAGCTAACGTAATTGTCGCAGGTATCGCAAGCCGCGAAGGACATAAGTTTAGCTACATGGACTTCTTAAAAGTCGGTTTCCCAATTATGATCGTTTCATTAATCATTTCTCATATTTATATTTATGTACGCTACCTTATGTAG
- a CDS encoding YugE family protein, producing MGTYEKMIEVVKNWDPFQMGPEFYETEASDVVNVASVFDDSKYIAKKIQHIYFMSFEEVPALEKCEKLAVELLVIKEGGSCSL from the coding sequence ATGGGTACATATGAAAAGATGATAGAGGTTGTGAAGAATTGGGATCCGTTTCAAATGGGACCGGAGTTTTATGAAACAGAAGCGAGCGATGTTGTGAACGTCGCAAGTGTGTTTGATGATTCAAAATACATCGCAAAGAAGATTCAACATATATACTTTATGTCTTTTGAGGAAGTACCTGCGCTTGAAAAATGTGAGAAGTTAGCTGTGGAATTACTTGTAATAAAAGAAGGCGGAAGTTGTTCATTGTAG
- a CDS encoding hotdog fold thioesterase, translating to MAKTLMDSLGIELLEMTEDKVVATMPVDERTHQPFGFLHGGASLALAETVASVGSYNLIDQEKCICFGLEINANHIRSKKDGIVTAIGTPIHRGHSTMVWDVRIIDENDDLLCISRCTVAIKEKREK from the coding sequence ATGGCAAAAACTTTAATGGATTCACTTGGAATTGAGTTGTTAGAGATGACAGAAGATAAGGTGGTTGCTACGATGCCTGTTGATGAGCGTACGCATCAGCCTTTTGGCTTTTTACACGGTGGTGCATCTCTTGCACTAGCAGAAACAGTAGCAAGTGTTGGCTCGTACAATTTAATTGATCAAGAGAAATGCATCTGTTTCGGTTTAGAAATTAATGCGAATCACATTCGCTCAAAGAAAGATGGAATTGTAACAGCAATCGGAACACCGATACATAGAGGACACTCAACGATGGTTTGGGATGTGCGTATCATTGATGAGAATGATGATTTACTATGCATATCAAGATGTACAGTAGCAATTAAAGAAAAACGTGAAAAATAG
- a CDS encoding kinase-associated lipoprotein B, whose translation MRETFEIGEIVTGIYKTGKYIGEVTNSRPGSYVVKVLAVLKHPVQGDLHNVKQADVPFFHERRALAFREQTNIPEQMVKKYEGEIPDYTDSLKLALETQMNSFSEDDSPFAVRSLETLEQLKKDYKL comes from the coding sequence ATGAGAGAAACATTTGAAATTGGTGAAATCGTTACAGGTATTTATAAAACTGGAAAATACATCGGCGAAGTTACAAATAGCCGCCCTGGCAGTTACGTCGTAAAAGTATTAGCTGTTTTAAAACATCCGGTGCAAGGTGACTTACATAACGTAAAACAAGCTGACGTACCATTTTTCCATGAAAGACGCGCTTTAGCTTTCCGTGAACAGACGAACATTCCAGAGCAAATGGTGAAGAAATATGAAGGAGAAATTCCAGATTATACAGATTCACTCAAATTAGCATTAGAAACTCAAATGAATTCATTTTCTGAAGATGATTCACCTTTTGCGGTTCGTAGTCTAGAAACATTAGAGCAATTAAAAAAAGACTACAAACTTTAA
- a CDS encoding MalY/PatB family protein, translated as MQLFHKTVNRRGTHSTKWDTYKNEELIHAWIADMDFEVPQPIQTALKKRIEHPIFGYTLPPENMGDIICNWTKKQYNWDIQKEWIVFSAGIVPALSTSIQAFTKENESVLVQPPIYPPFFEMVTTNNRQLCVSPLQKQNDTYAIDFEHLEQQFQQGVKLMLLCSPHNPIGRVWSKEELTQLGALCTKYNVIVVADEIHSDIIYADHTHTPFASLSEELAARTITCMAPSKTFNIAGLQASIIIIPNEKLRQAFTSIQYRQGFHGLNIFAYTAMQSAYTECNDWLNEIRLYIEDNAKFACEYMKNHIPTLSVTKPEGSFLLWIDCSRLKLSQNERTKLLEEKGKIIVEPGEKYGLGGEEHIRINIGCPRSVLEEILNRLRHTFSS; from the coding sequence ATGCAACTATTTCATAAAACAGTCAATCGACGTGGAACTCATAGTACAAAATGGGATACATATAAAAACGAAGAACTTATCCACGCTTGGATTGCTGATATGGATTTTGAAGTACCACAACCAATTCAAACTGCTTTAAAGAAACGTATCGAGCATCCTATTTTCGGCTATACACTTCCTCCCGAAAATATGGGCGATATTATTTGTAACTGGACAAAGAAACAGTATAACTGGGATATTCAAAAAGAATGGATTGTCTTTAGCGCGGGAATCGTTCCAGCTCTTAGTACGAGCATACAGGCCTTCACAAAAGAAAATGAATCCGTTCTCGTACAACCACCTATTTATCCCCCATTTTTCGAAATGGTTACAACAAACAATAGACAATTATGCGTGAGTCCATTACAGAAACAAAATGATACATATGCGATAGATTTTGAGCATTTAGAACAGCAATTTCAACAAGGTGTCAAACTCATGCTTCTTTGTAGTCCTCACAATCCAATTGGGCGTGTTTGGTCAAAAGAGGAACTCACACAGCTTGGCGCGTTATGTACAAAATATAATGTAATCGTTGTCGCAGATGAAATTCATTCCGATATTATTTATGCAGATCATACACATACACCGTTCGCTTCCTTATCCGAAGAATTAGCAGCGCGCACGATTACTTGTATGGCTCCGAGTAAAACATTTAATATCGCTGGATTGCAAGCATCGATTATTATCATTCCAAACGAAAAGCTCCGTCAAGCCTTTACATCTATCCAATATAGACAAGGCTTCCACGGATTAAATATATTTGCCTATACAGCGATGCAAAGTGCCTATACAGAATGTAACGATTGGCTAAATGAAATTCGATTATATATAGAAGATAACGCTAAGTTCGCTTGTGAATATATGAAAAATCATATACCTACTCTTTCCGTAACGAAACCAGAAGGTAGCTTTTTATTATGGATTGATTGCTCTCGCCTAAAGCTTTCTCAAAACGAGCGTACCAAATTACTTGAGGAAAAAGGGAAAATCATCGTTGAACCTGGCGAGAAATACGGACTAGGCGGCGAAGAACATATTCGAATTAACATCGGCTGTCCAAGATCTGTTTTAGAAGAAATTTTAAATAGACTGCGCCATACGTTTTCATCATAA
- a CDS encoding alpha/beta fold hydrolase: MNHEYTCPYFTFSTRGTTIHYELYEHDNKTERPTFVLVHGFLSSSFSYRRLIPLLSKEGTVIALDLPPFGKSDKSHLFKYSYHNLATIIIDLIEHLSLSNIVLVGHSMGGQISLYVNRIRPELISKTILLCSSSYLARANLPLMYSSYLPFFHLYVKNWIIRRGIVHNLMNVVHDHSLIDDEMKEGYSAPFYDNRIFPALTRMIRDREGDLSSIELQKIETPTLLIWGEKDRVVPVDVGHRLHKDLPNSKFISYENAGHLLPEEKPEHVYEEIIAFSAQ, translated from the coding sequence ATGAATCACGAATATACTTGTCCTTATTTCACTTTTTCCACTCGCGGCACTACTATTCATTACGAATTGTATGAACATGATAATAAAACGGAACGTCCTACTTTTGTGCTCGTTCACGGCTTTTTATCTTCCTCATTCAGTTACCGCCGTCTCATTCCTTTACTATCGAAAGAAGGAACAGTCATTGCTCTTGATTTACCACCGTTCGGAAAAAGTGATAAGTCTCATCTGTTTAAGTATTCTTATCACAATTTAGCAACGATTATTATCGATTTAATTGAACACTTATCTCTCTCAAACATTGTGTTAGTTGGGCATTCTATGGGTGGGCAAATTTCTCTTTATGTAAACCGTATACGTCCTGAATTAATTTCAAAGACGATTTTACTATGCAGCTCGAGTTATTTAGCACGCGCAAACTTACCTTTAATGTATTCTTCCTATTTGCCGTTCTTTCATTTATACGTAAAGAACTGGATTATACGGCGCGGTATTGTTCATAACTTAATGAATGTTGTTCATGATCACTCATTAATTGACGATGAAATGAAGGAAGGCTATTCCGCTCCTTTTTATGACAACCGTATATTCCCCGCTTTAACTCGTATGATACGAGATCGCGAAGGTGACTTATCTTCAATTGAATTACAAAAAATCGAAACACCTACACTACTCATTTGGGGTGAAAAAGATCGCGTAGTCCCTGTAGATGTAGGTCATCGTCTACACAAAGATTTACCGAATTCGAAATTTATTTCTTACGAAAATGCAGGACATTTATTACCTGAAGAGAAACCTGAACATGTTTATGAAGAAATTATCGCGTTTTCCGCGCAATAA
- the kapD gene encoding 3'-5' exonuclease KapD, translating to MDEQRFLFLDFEFTMPQHRKKPKGFFPEIIEVGLVSVVGCKVEDTYSAHVRPKTFPSLTDRCKKFLGIKQEVVDKGISFPELVEKLAEYEKRCKPTIVTWGNMDMKVLKHNCEKAGVDFPFLGQCRDLSLEYKKFFGERNQTGLWKAIEAYGKVGTGKHHCALDDAMTTYNIFKLVEKDKEYLVKPAPPTLGELVDFSKVLKKVSTQ from the coding sequence ATGGATGAACAACGATTTTTATTTTTGGATTTTGAGTTTACGATGCCCCAGCACAGAAAAAAACCAAAAGGATTTTTCCCGGAGATTATTGAGGTAGGACTCGTTTCGGTTGTTGGCTGTAAGGTAGAAGATACGTATTCAGCTCATGTTAGGCCGAAGACTTTTCCATCTTTAACGGATCGATGTAAGAAATTTTTAGGGATTAAACAAGAAGTCGTAGATAAAGGAATTTCGTTTCCAGAACTCGTTGAAAAACTTGCAGAATATGAAAAGAGATGTAAACCGACCATTGTTACGTGGGGAAATATGGATATGAAAGTGTTGAAGCATAATTGTGAAAAAGCGGGAGTAGATTTTCCGTTCCTAGGGCAGTGTCGTGATCTATCACTTGAGTATAAGAAGTTTTTTGGTGAGAGAAATCAAACAGGATTGTGGAAAGCAATTGAAGCGTATGGAAAAGTAGGGACGGGTAAGCATCATTGTGCATTAGATGATGCGATGACGACGTATAATATTTTTAAATTAGTAGAAAAAGATAAAGAGTATTTAGTGAAACCAGCACCTCCAACATTAGGGGAACTCGTTGATTTTTCAAAAGTGTTAAAGAAAGTGAGCACACAGTAA
- a CDS encoding DUF3298 and DUF4163 domain-containing protein, whose translation MKQKFCILLLMFSLLTIVPNCALAAKASNLTIDVQTVTQKGKKPYIEYQINRPSFHNFSDSKFQNKLNFYYKQSTDKFKTKLEKDAKKYYKETEGSSTPFHPYVANVDYKVSLNKPPFLSLYLNYYQYTGGAHGLYTWKANTFDLKEKKLLHLDDLFQQKDTYKEVIRAEIVRQIKQNESIYFPDATEKVMSTKKFHFFLEPDNLVIYFPLYEIAPYSSGIPQFRIPYTLLRDYLKPSYQNFLIDNK comes from the coding sequence ATGAAACAGAAATTTTGTATATTACTGCTTATGTTCTCCTTGCTGACTATTGTACCAAATTGTGCACTAGCAGCCAAAGCATCCAACCTGACAATCGATGTTCAGACTGTCACGCAAAAAGGTAAGAAACCTTATATAGAATATCAAATTAACAGACCTTCTTTTCATAATTTTTCCGACTCTAAATTTCAAAATAAGCTTAATTTCTATTACAAACAATCTACTGACAAATTTAAAACCAAATTAGAAAAAGACGCAAAAAAATATTATAAAGAAACAGAAGGATCTAGTACACCATTTCATCCGTACGTGGCGAATGTTGATTATAAAGTTTCTTTAAATAAGCCACCTTTTCTTAGCCTATATTTGAATTACTATCAATATACAGGCGGAGCACATGGTCTTTATACGTGGAAGGCAAACACATTTGATTTAAAAGAAAAAAAGTTACTACACTTAGACGATTTATTTCAACAAAAAGATACATATAAAGAGGTAATCCGTGCTGAGATTGTAAGACAAATTAAACAAAATGAAAGCATTTATTTTCCCGATGCAACTGAAAAGGTCATGAGCACGAAAAAGTTTCACTTCTTTTTAGAACCGGACAATCTCGTCATTTATTTCCCATTATATGAAATTGCGCCTTACTCAAGCGGAATTCCACAATTTCGTATTCCGTATACGTTGCTAAGAGACTATTTGAAGCCTTCTTATCAAAATTTTTTAATTGACAACAAGTAA
- a CDS encoding 2-hydroxyacid dehydrogenase codes for MCDKAKGDGIVKPKVYIAEPVPTFVENYLSEHCDYEKWEQNEKVPRDVLLEKIQDKDGLLNFGSAINEELLEAAPNLKVVSNISVGYDNFDLQAMANRNVIGTNTPYVLDDTVADLVFALMLSAGRRVCELDSYVKNGEWNAEIGKEHFGLDVHHSTIGIIGMGRIGEAVAKRAKFGFDMDVLYYNRRRKEEAEQKFDATYCDLQTLLTQSDFIVLLTPLTDETYHLIGEKEFSLMKETAIFINASRGKTVDEEALIHALAEKKIFAAGIDTFTQEPIQKDNPLLSLQNVVTLPHIGSATLKTRQQMAMTAAENLVAGLQGKTPPNIVRG; via the coding sequence ATGTGTGATAAAGCGAAAGGGGATGGAATTGTGAAACCAAAAGTTTATATTGCTGAACCAGTTCCAACATTTGTAGAAAACTATTTATCAGAACACTGTGATTATGAAAAATGGGAACAAAATGAGAAGGTACCTCGTGATGTTCTATTGGAGAAAATACAAGATAAAGATGGTTTATTAAATTTTGGATCTGCTATTAATGAAGAATTATTGGAGGCGGCTCCTAACTTAAAAGTAGTGAGCAACATTTCTGTCGGTTACGATAATTTTGATTTACAAGCGATGGCAAATCGAAATGTAATCGGAACAAATACACCATACGTACTAGATGATACAGTAGCTGACCTCGTTTTCGCTCTTATGCTATCTGCTGGTCGCCGTGTTTGTGAACTCGACTCTTACGTAAAAAATGGTGAATGGAATGCCGAAATTGGAAAAGAGCACTTTGGACTGGATGTACACCATAGTACAATCGGTATTATCGGTATGGGCCGAATTGGAGAAGCTGTTGCAAAACGAGCGAAATTCGGGTTTGATATGGATGTTCTTTATTATAACCGCCGCCGTAAAGAAGAAGCTGAACAAAAATTCGATGCTACATATTGTGATTTACAGACACTACTAACACAGTCTGACTTTATTGTTCTTCTTACTCCATTAACAGATGAAACGTATCATCTTATCGGAGAGAAGGAATTTTCATTAATGAAAGAAACAGCTATTTTCATTAATGCTTCTCGCGGGAAAACAGTAGATGAAGAAGCATTAATCCATGCATTAGCAGAAAAGAAAATCTTTGCAGCAGGCATCGATACTTTTACACAAGAGCCAATTCAAAAAGATAATCCGCTCTTATCATTACAAAATGTTGTGACTTTACCGCACATCGGATCTGCAACGTTAAAAACTAGGCAGCAAATGGCTATGACAGCCGCTGAAAATTTAGTTGCAGGGTTACAAGGAAAAACACCGCCTAATATTGTTCGCGGGTAA